In Streptococcus parauberis NCFD 2020, the sequence GCATCATCTTTTAATTGGCCATTAACACGAACCAGATAGGTTTTAGAAACATGGTGGCTGGGATGAAGCATTCTAAAACCAAGTGGTCCATTATCAGTCAATAAGACTAACCCTTCAGTGTCACGATCTAATCGACCTATGGGATAGAGTTTTGCATATCTATCTTCCACAGATAGACAATCAATAACTGTTTGATGAAGTCCATCACTTCTTGCGGATACAACCCCATTTGGTTTATTTAAGATAAAATAATGATGGCCTTCAGCTTGAATGGGAGTACCTGAAGCAGTAATTACCTGCAAACTAGGATCAACATTAGTTTTACCATCCGTTATGACCTTTTCATTAACTTTTACTTGCTGACTTTTTATAAGAGTTTTGACTTGATTACGCGAGCCAATCCCTTCTTCTTCCAATAATTTATCTATTCTCATAGAGGTAGTTTACCATATTTCAACAAAAAAAGAGCTAAGAGGAGAATCTTAGCCCAAGGGGAAACGAGATTAATTAATTAATTTAAAAGCGAAGCGGCATCCGTATCGACTATAACAACACAATTTGGATGTTTTTGTAGAATTGAGGCTGGTAAGTCCTCAGTAATGTCACCAGTTAACATTGCTCTCACTGCTTCTGCTTTTTCTTTACCAAAAGCAAGCAAGACAACCATTTTTGAATCCATAATTGAAGCAATACCCATAGAGATAGCTTGTTTTGGCACATCATCAATGGAATCAAAGAAACGACTATTAGCTTCTATTGTTGAAGCTTCAAGATCAACAACATGTGTTCTTTCTTCAAATGATGTACCTGGCTCATTGAATCCAATATGACCATTACGTCCAATACCTAATATTTGAAAATCGATTGGGTATTCAGAAATAACATCATTATAACGTGATACTTCTTGATCTAAATCACTTGCTAAACCATTGGGTAGATAATTCTTTTTGAATGGTTTTTCGTTAAATAAATGATCACGCATGAAATAATCATATGATTGGTCATTTTCGACTGGTAGTCCAACATATTCATC encodes:
- a CDS encoding pseudouridine synthase, producing MRIDKLLEEEGIGSRNQVKTLIKSQQVKVNEKVITDGKTNVDPSLQVITASGTPIQAEGHHYFILNKPNGVVSARSDGLHQTVIDCLSVEDRYAKLYPIGRLDRDTEGLVLLTDNGPLGFRMLHPSHHVSKTYLVRVNGQLKDDALVFFEEGIVFHDGTKCKPAHLQILKKDEKCSEAVVTISEGKFHQVKKMFLAYGLKVIYLKRISFAGLTLGELPVGQYRKLTELEKTEIIKFLD
- the nagB gene encoding glucosamine-6-phosphate deaminase, whose amino-acid sequence is MKVIRVQNQEEGGKVAFTLLKDSLAKGAKTLGLATGSTPVTFYKEVVASDLDFSEITSINLDEYVGLPVENDQSYDYFMRDHLFNEKPFKKNYLPNGLASDLDQEVSRYNDVISEYPIDFQILGIGRNGHIGFNEPGTSFEERTHVVDLEASTIEANSRFFDSIDDVPKQAISMGIASIMDSKMVVLLAFGKEKAEAVRAMLTGDITEDLPASILQKHPNCVVIVDTDAASLLN